Proteins from a genomic interval of Maylandia zebra isolate NMK-2024a linkage group LG15, Mzebra_GT3a, whole genome shotgun sequence:
- the LOC101465431 gene encoding uncharacterized protein LOC101465431 has protein sequence MPCDNVPDTCSMVIWAYSKHESQTINMVHNGIVEKNSAQADRLSLHSNCSLSINNITAEDAGQYFCRPEGNADQDTTVDLNILTISAFPSDTDPKDDGNVTLECSLFRYYPSPCKENSMRWVDETGSVLWDRDVKNTGHTCVSLLTVKLQSGNKKRYTCQFEDNNTVKIEAHYTPVLIDSTPNKAFIIIGAVMLVLVVAVIAAVFIKYRRRAKVTEDIQKPTQPKHNEEILQGVLGQLISDEPESSITYATIDHTDQNASLRKTVKKEEAVTYSAVKTKVESDPSGFYTGISGEPYFLYHRPGNYVILPCDKAPDTCSMVTWFYNREPSQTTQVVYHGDVKNSTQAARLSLHSDCSLCINNITTEDAGVYNCRPEGTTGQDTTVYLNILTISASPSNPDLQMNGNITLKCSLFRLSSLPCDEISIRWVDDTGTVLLNKVRYTGRTCISLLTVKLHSDHNKRYTCQIVEENNVKMETHYTPVFIDFRESMDQSPLSYAMWHLRMAALILMIVITILVIRYTGNRKLLEESNVHYVGDCDDGTVIYENVASLADSELH, from the exons ATGCCCTGTGACAATGTGCCTGATACATGCTCCATGGTTATCTGGGCTTACAGCAAACATGAGTCTCAGACAATAAATATGGTTCATAATGGAATTGTTGAGAAGAACTCAGCTCAAGCTGACAGACTGAGTCTGCACAGTAACTGTTCACTGAGTATTAACAACATCACTGCAGAGGATGCCGGTCAATACTTCTGTCGGCCTGAGGGGAACGCTGATCAGGACACAACTGTGGACCTAAATATTTTGACCA TTTCAGCATTTCCATCAGACACTGATCCAAAGGACGATGGAAACGTCACGTTAGAGTGCTCTCTGTTTAGATACTATCCCTCTCCTTGTAAAGAAAACAGTATGCGTTGGGTGGATGAGACAGGAAGTGTGCTGTGGGACAGAGATGTCAAGAACACTGGACACAcgtgtgtttctcttctgaCTGTGAAGCTTCAGAGTGGCAACAAGAAAAGATACACCTGCCAGTTTGAagataacaatactgtgaagaTAGAAGCTCACTACACACCTGTCCTCATAG ATTCCACCCCAAACAAGGCTTTCATCATCATTGGTGCTGTGATGCTGGTGCTGGTGGTTGCCGTCATCGCTGCTGTTTTCATCAAATACAGGAGGCGTGCTAAAGTGACAGAGG ACATTCAAAAACCCACCCAACCCAAACAT AATGAGGAAATACTTCAAGGAGTCTTGGGCCAGCTGATCTCG GATGAGCCAGAGAGCAGCATCACCTATGCTACTATTGACCACACTGATCAAAATGCCTCACTGAGGAAAACT GTTAAAAAGGAGGAAGCGGTGACTTATTCTGCAGTGAAGACAAAGGTAGAAAGTGACCCCAGCGGCTTCTACA CAGGAATCAGTGGTGAACCATACTTTCTCTATCACAGACCAGGAAATTATGTCATTTTGCCCTGTGACAAGGCGCCTGATACGTGCTCCATGGTTACCTGGTTTTACAACAGAGAGCCATCTCAGACAACACAGGTGGTTTATCATGGAGATGTTAAGAACTCAACCCAAGCTGCCAGACTAAGTCTTCACAGTGACTGCTCTCTGTGCATCAACAACATCACTACTGAGGATGCTGGTGTTTACAACTGTCGGCCTGAGGGGACCACTGGCCAGGACACAACTGTCTATCTAAATATTTTGACTA tttcaGCATCTCCATCAAACCCCGACCTACAGATGAATGGAAACATCACATTAAAGTGCTCTTTGTTCAGACTCAGTAGCCTCCCTTGTGACGAGATAAGCATCCGCTGGGTGGATGACACAGGAACTGTGCTGCTTAATAAAGTCAGATACACTGGACGCACATGCATTTCACTTCTAACAGTGAAGCTTCACAGTGACCACAACAAACGATACACCTGCCAGATTGTTGAGGAAAACAATGTGAAGATGGAAACTCACTACACACCAGTCTTCATAG ACTTTAGAGAGTCCATGGACCAGTCTCCGCTGAGCTATGCCATGTGGCATCTTCGCATGGCAGCACTGATCCTAATGATTGTCATCACTATTTTAGTCATCAGATACACAG GAAACAGAAAGCTTCTTGAAGAGAGCAAC GTCCATTATGTTGGTGACTGCGATGATGGCACAGTGATCTATGAAAATGTGGCAAGTCTGGCTGACTCTGAACTGCATTGA